The genomic region TGTATCTTTCAGCACCAAAAGTCCTTTTCCCTGTATTCCCCAATAGTATTCTGTGTGAGACATTTTTTCATGATAATGTCCTTTTGTCATGTAAAATTCTCCGTTTACCGTTCCGGGAAATATTTTTGTAACTCCGAAATTCAGTTCACCTGCTTTTTCTTTATTTACAAAACCTGTTACTTCATACATTATTTCCTCGTCGTCTATATTCTTATCCTCAGGCTTTAGGAAAACAGATTTCAGATCCTTGAATTTTTTCTTGGAAATAACCAGTTTTTCATTACCAGTATCCATAAATTCTCCATTTTCAAAATTGAAATAAAGACTTGATTTTATTTCCATATATCCTCTCCTTTAATTGACATTATCCATTTTTATAAATGTACGTATGTATATGTCCGTACATTTATTTTGATTTTATTATACCTCTTTTTTTATTTTTGTCAATATTTTTTTTGAAGATTAATTTTAAAAAATTATTTTTTCCCAAAAATTATTTACTGTATTCTTATTTTATGATTTTAAAATTGAACCTGCGAATAATGTTTTAT from Sebaldella sp. S0638 harbors:
- a CDS encoding glucose-6-phosphate isomerase family protein; this translates as MEIKSSLYFNFENGEFMDTGNEKLVISKKKFKDLKSVFLKPEDKNIDDEEIMYEVTGFVNKEKAGELNFGVTKIFPGTVNGEFYMTKGHYHEKMSHTEYYWGIQGKGLLVLKDTEGKCSVITVEKNSLHYIPENTAHRLVNISDEPLVVGACWPSDAGHNYGEIQEKGFPVRVFRTNSGYSIDKITDN